The following coding sequences are from one Virgibacillus necropolis window:
- the panC gene encoding pantoate--beta-alanine ligase, translating into MKIIRTVNEMQQTASSLLKDNKTIGFVPTMGFFHEGHIALMEHAKKDTDIVVTSIFVNPLQFGPSEDYEQYPRDEDEDIRHAKNAGVDIVFIPDTQDMYPRKMVINLDITDRVNVLCGRSRPGHFQGVVTVLSKLFHIIQPTKTYFGRKDAQQIAVVDALIEDLNFPIELIALPTVREKDGLAKSSRNVNLHKNEREEAPWIYKALEQGRQLVVDGEKNPDIVVKEVLDTIDNHTSGKIDYVELLSYPELQPISVIEQQVILATAVYFDGARLIDNLLFDKYGNIAKRLK; encoded by the coding sequence ATGAAAATTATTCGAACGGTTAATGAAATGCAGCAAACTGCATCCTCATTACTAAAAGATAATAAAACAATTGGTTTTGTTCCGACAATGGGTTTTTTCCATGAAGGCCATATTGCATTAATGGAGCATGCTAAAAAGGATACTGATATAGTAGTTACTAGCATTTTCGTTAATCCATTACAGTTTGGTCCAAGTGAAGATTACGAACAATACCCTAGAGATGAGGACGAAGATATCAGGCATGCGAAAAATGCAGGTGTTGATATCGTTTTTATCCCCGATACACAAGATATGTATCCAAGAAAGATGGTAATAAATTTGGATATAACGGATCGTGTTAACGTATTATGTGGCAGGTCCCGTCCAGGCCATTTTCAGGGTGTGGTAACCGTATTATCGAAACTGTTTCATATCATACAACCAACAAAAACGTATTTTGGAAGAAAAGATGCACAACAAATAGCTGTTGTTGATGCCTTAATAGAAGACCTTAATTTCCCCATAGAGCTCATTGCACTACCAACCGTACGGGAAAAAGATGGATTGGCAAAAAGTAGCCGAAATGTTAACCTTCATAAAAACGAACGCGAGGAAGCTCCATGGATCTATAAAGCTTTAGAACAAGGAAGACAACTAGTAGTTGACGGAGAGAAAAATCCTGATATAGTTGTAAAAGAGGTTTTGGATACCATTGATAATCATACTAGTGGTAAAATAGATTATGTTGAATTATTAAGCTATCCAGAATTACAACCAATTTCTGTTATTGAGCAACAGGTAATTTTAGCGACCGCTGTTTATTTTGACGGAGCGAGGTTAATTGATAATCTGTTATTTGATAAATACGGAAATATAGCTAAACGGTTAAAGTAG
- the panD gene encoding aspartate 1-decarboxylase — protein sequence MFRTMMKAKIHRARVTEANLNYVGSVTIDQDIIEQVGILPHEKVQIVNNNNGARIETYVIPGERGSGVVCLNGAAARLVQRGDTIIIVTYAILSDEELISFKPKVALMDENNNVDQVIEQEPPLTECKSLV from the coding sequence ATGTTTCGGACTATGATGAAAGCCAAAATTCATCGTGCAAGAGTTACAGAGGCCAACCTGAATTATGTTGGTAGTGTAACGATTGACCAAGATATAATTGAGCAGGTAGGAATTTTACCGCACGAAAAAGTACAAATTGTAAATAATAATAATGGTGCTCGTATAGAAACGTATGTTATTCCAGGTGAGCGTGGTTCAGGTGTTGTATGTCTGAACGGGGCAGCAGCAAGACTAGTTCAACGGGGTGATACGATAATAATTGTTACCTATGCCATACTATCAGATGAAGAGCTAATTTCATTTAAACCTAAAGTTGCGTTAATGGATGAAAATAATAACGTTGACCAGGTAATTGAACAGGAGCCACCACTCACGGAATGTAAAAGTTTGGTATAA
- the dinG gene encoding ATP-dependent DNA helicase DinG, which produces MNRYVVIDLETTGHSSTNNDKIIEVGIVIVEDDKIIGEYGTFLNPNKAIPSFISNLTGIMDEDVKDAPSFLEKADEIVALFENSYLIAHNVPFDLGFLNAELIKNNKSPLKNPVIDTVELARILYPQAPSYKLSQLAEYTDIQHADPHRALSDAYVTASLFLNLKQKLASLPFETIDHLLRLEKKLKSDLYELLFTRREALAFSVEEQPDITSYKGLAFKKVKDTHVEKSNHPLSFGEYLDSIYELNGSMDNMMDHYEKRVGQREMSEEIFDAFQGKKHAMIEAETGTGKSLAYIIPAIFEAVQKKKRVVISTYTTQLQSQLLDSEIPLVKRLVSFDFKTALLKGKQHYLSLEKFQKELEDDTNDNYDITLTKAMILVWLTETENGDFEEIQLSSKGFLFNKRISAETEGVYDQNSPWSTKSFYQKARRNAQQADIIITNHALLCTDMFNDFQFIPTYQKAIIDEAHHLEETVSKHYGLKLDYTNFQYTLNNIGTTDDGNWLARIIGNHDIHIPEWNETFTLTKYEIDDLFRMLFQFVTEQNRSKKAVSDVGRIQYRFDEDKENTKDWNTIKEMATRLTFYLRDLIHLLAYTEQQLVKIDAIDKSNQDDFLMTIQTMQSFIDRIEHLFLMDDHSKHVKWIEIEAYGAKNAAFLYSEPIEVSKLLANDLFHAKESIVLTSATLTMKQSFSFIKRRLGIPEDRLLTNKIKSPFSYHDQVQLLVPNDFPDVKGNNVDDFIYSTCEAIMSLAEITQGRMLVLFTSYDMLKRSYYLLKETIDTHYMLIAQGISSGSRSRLKKNFINFNKAILLGTSSFWEGVDIPGEDLSCLMIVRLPFQPPNHPVYEAKASHLKDQGKNAFFELSLPNAVIRFKQGFGRLIRSSNDRGIVFVCDARMMKARYSKYFTESIPNVPTNFASTHELMEKAQEWF; this is translated from the coding sequence ATGAATAGGTATGTGGTTATTGATCTCGAAACAACAGGTCATTCGTCAACAAATAATGATAAAATTATTGAAGTAGGAATCGTTATTGTTGAAGATGATAAAATAATAGGGGAATATGGCACCTTTCTTAATCCAAATAAAGCTATCCCATCATTTATTTCAAATTTGACCGGAATAATGGATGAAGATGTGAAAGATGCCCCAAGCTTTTTAGAAAAAGCAGACGAAATTGTGGCCCTTTTTGAGAATAGCTATCTAATTGCTCATAATGTTCCATTTGATTTAGGTTTCTTAAATGCTGAACTCATTAAAAACAATAAAAGTCCGTTAAAAAATCCAGTGATTGATACGGTTGAACTTGCACGAATTCTGTATCCACAAGCACCAAGCTATAAATTAAGCCAGCTTGCTGAATATACGGATATACAACATGCTGATCCGCACCGTGCACTTTCGGATGCCTATGTTACGGCCTCATTATTTTTAAATTTAAAACAGAAACTTGCTTCATTACCGTTTGAAACGATCGATCATTTACTGAGATTAGAAAAGAAGCTGAAATCGGATTTATATGAACTTCTTTTTACAAGAAGAGAAGCACTAGCATTTTCAGTAGAGGAACAACCAGATATTACATCCTATAAAGGATTAGCTTTTAAAAAGGTAAAGGATACGCACGTCGAAAAATCGAATCATCCACTCTCATTTGGCGAATATTTGGATTCGATTTACGAATTAAATGGATCAATGGATAACATGATGGATCATTATGAAAAACGAGTAGGACAACGAGAAATGTCTGAAGAAATATTTGATGCATTTCAAGGCAAGAAACATGCAATGATTGAGGCAGAAACAGGAACTGGAAAGTCGTTAGCATACATAATTCCCGCTATATTTGAAGCGGTACAAAAGAAAAAGCGAGTTGTCATAAGCACATATACAACACAACTACAATCACAACTTTTGGACAGTGAGATACCATTAGTGAAGCGCCTCGTTTCTTTTGATTTTAAAACAGCGTTGTTAAAAGGGAAGCAGCATTATTTAAGTCTTGAAAAATTCCAAAAGGAGTTAGAGGACGATACGAATGATAATTATGATATTACGCTAACAAAAGCAATGATTCTCGTTTGGTTAACCGAAACTGAAAATGGTGATTTTGAAGAAATTCAATTGTCATCCAAGGGATTTTTATTTAATAAACGAATTTCTGCTGAAACTGAAGGGGTCTATGATCAAAACTCACCATGGTCAACAAAGTCTTTTTACCAAAAAGCTCGTAGAAATGCGCAGCAAGCAGATATTATAATTACGAATCATGCATTATTATGTACCGATATGTTTAATGATTTTCAATTTATTCCGACCTATCAAAAAGCGATTATTGATGAAGCACATCATTTAGAAGAAACTGTATCAAAACACTATGGACTAAAACTAGATTACACTAATTTTCAGTACACGTTAAATAACATTGGAACAACTGATGATGGAAATTGGTTAGCACGTATTATAGGAAATCATGACATCCATATACCTGAGTGGAATGAGACTTTCACTTTAACTAAGTATGAAATAGACGATTTATTTCGCATGCTATTTCAATTTGTTACAGAGCAGAATCGAAGTAAAAAAGCTGTAAGTGATGTTGGCCGAATTCAATATCGCTTCGATGAAGATAAGGAAAACACGAAGGATTGGAACACCATTAAAGAGATGGCAACAAGGCTGACTTTTTATCTTCGTGATCTTATCCATTTGCTTGCATACACAGAACAACAATTAGTCAAAATAGATGCAATAGACAAATCAAATCAAGATGATTTTCTTATGACGATTCAAACCATGCAGTCCTTTATCGATCGGATCGAGCATTTATTTTTGATGGATGATCATTCAAAGCACGTGAAGTGGATTGAAATTGAGGCTTACGGTGCAAAAAACGCTGCTTTTTTGTATAGTGAACCAATTGAAGTTTCTAAATTGCTAGCCAATGATTTGTTTCATGCCAAAGAAAGTATTGTTTTAACTAGTGCTACCTTAACAATGAAACAATCCTTTTCTTTTATTAAACGGCGGCTAGGAATACCAGAGGATCGTTTACTAACAAATAAAATAAAATCACCGTTTTCTTATCATGATCAAGTACAGCTTTTAGTTCCAAATGATTTTCCAGACGTAAAGGGTAATAATGTTGATGACTTTATTTATTCTACTTGTGAAGCAATCATGTCATTAGCGGAGATTACGCAAGGACGTATGTTAGTACTATTTACATCCTATGACATGTTGAAGCGTTCTTATTATTTATTAAAGGAAACAATTGATACACACTATATGTTAATTGCGCAAGGGATTTCAAGTGGTAGTCGATCAAGGTTAAAGAAAAACTTTATCAACTTTAATAAAGCAATATTACTCGGAACAAGTTCTTTTTGGGAAGGTGTAGATATTCCTGGAGAAGATCTTTCTTGCTTAATGATTGTTAGGCTTCCTTTTCAACCACCAAATCACCCTGTATATGAAGCCAAAGCAAGCCACTTAAAAGATCAAGGTAAAAATGCCTTTTTTGAATTATCATTACCAAACGCTGTCATCCGTTTTAAACAAGGGTTTGGCCGATTAATTCGATCATCAAACGACAGAGGGATTGTCTTCGTATGTGATGCACGCATGATGAAAGCAAGATACAGCAAATATTTTACAGAGTCTATTCCAAACGTACCAACAAACTTTGCTTCGACACATGAACTCATGGAAAAAGCGCAGGAGTGGTTTTAA
- a CDS encoding YpmA family protein, with product MDEKYETLSTVKVAYSSDLYKIVDTLNRTLKEDDLMFGLALDEKNNAQAKFTIYRT from the coding sequence ATGGATGAAAAATACGAAACACTTTCTACTGTAAAAGTTGCCTATTCATCAGATTTATACAAGATTGTCGATACATTAAATCGAACATTAAAGGAAGACGATCTAATGTTTGGATTAGCATTAGACGAAAAGAATAATGCACAAGCTAAATTCACAATATACAGAACGTAA
- a CDS encoding cell wall elongation regulator TseB-like domain-containing protein, with protein sequence MHKLNSQYTERNWLKWAIIGLIVVLISCFIYLFFLYSGIQESRTINYQDSKEKVLSKTNVSQIETITEYNGEHQFHVISGTSKSGENKIVFIPLSKKNNELTVIEESEIITRQQIKDQWKQQCQNCELIDITPAMENNEPLWEVTYIDGSDRYIFDYLSIYDGARMQQYRLKSIFH encoded by the coding sequence ATGCACAAGCTAAATTCACAATATACAGAACGTAATTGGTTGAAGTGGGCAATTATAGGGTTAATTGTTGTGTTGATTTCTTGTTTTATTTACCTTTTTTTCTTGTATAGTGGTATTCAAGAAAGTAGAACGATTAATTATCAAGATTCAAAAGAAAAAGTATTAAGCAAAACAAATGTGTCACAAATTGAAACCATAACCGAATATAATGGGGAACATCAATTTCATGTGATTTCTGGTACGTCAAAGAGTGGGGAAAATAAGATTGTTTTCATTCCATTGAGCAAGAAAAATAACGAATTAACCGTAATTGAAGAATCAGAAATTATTACCAGGCAACAAATTAAGGATCAATGGAAACAGCAATGTCAAAACTGTGAATTAATAGACATTACTCCCGCAATGGAAAACAATGAACCTTTATGGGAGGTAACCTACATTGATGGTTCAGATCGTTATATTTTTGATTACTTATCTATATACGATGGAGCACGTATGCAACAATATCGACTTAAATCAATTTTTCATTAG
- a CDS encoding pyridoxal phosphate-dependent aminotransferase, which produces MELANRVKTLTPSSTLAITAKAKSLKEEGHDVIGLGAGEPDFNTPLYIIEAAKDAMENGMTKYTPSGGIVGLREAICAKFKSDNNLDYTSDQIIVTTGAKHALYTLFQVLINPGDEVIVPAPYWVSYPEQIKLAGGNPVIVKASEENSFKLTPEQLEAVITTKTKAIIINSPSNPTGMMYDEEELNALGKICIKHNIIIISDEIYEKLIYTDDKHLSIAQLSDQLKEQTIVINGLSKSHAMTGWRIGYAAGDKTIIKAMTNLASHSTSNPTSIAQFAALAAYESAEDPITEMKRAFKQRLTMLYELIVDIPGITCEKPKGAFYLFPNVEEAVKNNGFDSVDAWVTALLEEEKVALVPGSGFGSNGNVRLSYATSIGSLTEAAKRIKRFVINHQ; this is translated from the coding sequence ATGGAATTAGCTAATAGGGTGAAAACGTTGACACCATCATCAACTCTTGCAATAACTGCAAAGGCAAAAAGCTTGAAAGAAGAGGGACATGATGTAATTGGATTAGGAGCCGGGGAACCAGACTTTAATACCCCTCTTTATATTATCGAAGCTGCTAAGGATGCGATGGAAAATGGAATGACAAAATACACGCCATCAGGTGGAATAGTAGGATTACGTGAAGCAATTTGTGCCAAATTTAAAAGTGACAATAATCTTGACTATACATCGGATCAAATAATTGTTACCACAGGTGCAAAACATGCTTTATATACGTTATTTCAAGTTTTAATAAATCCCGGTGACGAGGTAATTGTACCAGCGCCGTATTGGGTAAGCTATCCAGAACAAATTAAACTTGCTGGAGGTAACCCAGTTATTGTTAAAGCTTCAGAAGAAAATAGCTTCAAACTAACTCCAGAGCAATTGGAAGCTGTGATTACTACGAAGACTAAGGCGATTATTATCAATTCTCCAAGTAATCCTACAGGTATGATGTATGATGAAGAGGAATTAAACGCACTGGGCAAAATTTGCATAAAGCATAATATTATTATAATTTCCGATGAGATTTATGAAAAACTGATTTATACAGATGATAAGCACCTATCGATTGCGCAACTGTCTGATCAACTAAAAGAACAAACTATTGTCATTAATGGATTATCAAAATCACATGCTATGACAGGATGGCGAATAGGATATGCTGCAGGCGATAAAACGATAATTAAGGCAATGACTAATCTAGCATCGCATTCAACGTCTAATCCTACCTCTATTGCGCAATTTGCAGCACTAGCAGCATATGAATCAGCAGAAGATCCGATAACAGAGATGAAACGAGCATTTAAACAACGTCTTACTATGTTGTACGAGTTAATTGTTGATATTCCTGGAATTACATGTGAAAAGCCAAAAGGTGCATTTTACCTTTTTCCAAATGTTGAAGAAGCTGTAAAAAATAATGGATTTGATTCTGTTGATGCATGGGTAACAGCCTTACTTGAGGAAGAAAAGGTTGCACTCGTTCCAGGATCAGGATTTGGTTCTAATGGGAATGTGCGCTTATCTTATGCAACTTCAATTGGTTCACTAACAGAAGCTGCTAAACGAATTAAACGTTTTGTTATCAACCATCAATAA
- the asnS gene encoding asparagine--tRNA ligase has translation MKITISQSPKNEGQTVTIGAWLANKRSSGKIAFLQLRDGTGFMQAVVAKSDVSEETFQLAKSMSQESSMYITGKIVEDTRSAFGYEMQVSDIELINEAIDYPITPKEHGTEFLMDHRHLWLRSKRQHAVMKIRNEIIRATYEYFNENEYVKIDPPVLTGSSAEGTTELFHTKYFDEEAYLSQSGQLYMEAAAMAFGKVFSFGPTFRAEKSKTRRHLIEFWMIEPEMSFVDHAESLEIQEQYVSFVAQSVLTNCKLELDVLERDTSKLEMIKAPFPRISYDDAVTLLKEKGFDDIEWGEDFGSPHETAIAEHFDKPVFITNYPAAIKSFYMKPDPERSDVVLCADLIAPEGYGEIIGGSQRIDDLELMTKRFEEHGLAGEAYNWYLELSKYGSVPHSGFGLGLERTVAWLSGVDHVRETIPFPRLLNRLYP, from the coding sequence TTGAAAATCACGATATCACAATCACCAAAAAATGAGGGACAAACGGTTACAATAGGTGCTTGGTTAGCAAATAAACGGTCAAGCGGTAAAATTGCTTTTCTGCAACTTCGGGACGGAACTGGATTTATGCAAGCAGTTGTAGCTAAAAGTGATGTATCAGAAGAGACATTTCAATTAGCAAAAAGCATGTCACAAGAGTCTTCGATGTACATAACCGGTAAGATTGTAGAAGATACAAGATCTGCATTTGGTTATGAAATGCAAGTAAGTGATATTGAATTAATTAACGAGGCAATAGATTACCCAATTACACCTAAAGAACACGGTACAGAGTTTTTAATGGATCATCGCCATTTGTGGCTTCGTTCGAAACGACAACATGCTGTGATGAAAATTCGTAATGAGATTATTCGTGCAACATATGAATATTTCAATGAAAATGAGTATGTGAAAATAGATCCACCAGTTCTAACTGGTTCATCAGCAGAAGGTACAACGGAATTATTCCACACCAAGTATTTTGATGAGGAAGCATATTTATCACAAAGTGGTCAGTTATATATGGAAGCTGCTGCGATGGCCTTTGGCAAAGTATTTTCTTTTGGTCCAACGTTCCGGGCAGAGAAATCAAAAACCAGAAGACATCTAATTGAATTTTGGATGATTGAGCCAGAGATGTCCTTTGTTGATCATGCGGAAAGCTTGGAAATACAGGAACAATACGTAAGCTTTGTAGCACAATCTGTGTTAACTAACTGTAAGCTTGAATTAGATGTTTTAGAACGCGATACGTCAAAACTTGAAATGATTAAAGCACCATTTCCTCGCATATCCTATGATGATGCCGTTACACTATTAAAAGAAAAAGGGTTTGATGATATCGAATGGGGTGAGGATTTTGGTTCACCACATGAGACTGCAATTGCTGAGCATTTTGATAAACCAGTTTTTATCACGAATTACCCAGCAGCTATTAAGTCGTTTTACATGAAACCAGATCCAGAACGTTCGGATGTGGTATTATGTGCAGATTTGATTGCACCTGAAGGTTATGGTGAAATTATCGGGGGATCACAACGAATCGATGATTTAGAATTAATGACTAAACGATTTGAAGAACATGGATTAGCAGGTGAAGCCTATAACTGGTATTTAGAGCTATCTAAATATGGAAGTGTTCCACATTCAGGATTTGGATTAGGACTAGAGCGCACAGTTGCTTGGTTATCTGGAGTGGACCATGTAAGAGAAACAATCCCATTTCCACGATTATTAAACCGTTTATATCCATAG
- a CDS encoding DnaD domain-containing protein: protein MTKSVQYQNVLIEQLPIPIKLLTTYKSLGLNEMETMLIIQLHRFLYEKNEFPTPYELAATLTLTEQDCAKTLRKLIQKNYLSIQQKQNDEDRVSEVYSLDPLWNLIFSETKPKPESDLEDGTLFILFEQEFGRPISPFEIETINVWLDEDKLEPSLIKAALRESVLMGKLNFKYIDRILREWKKKGILTVEQARESSKKFHKKQTTPSQNTEKRDTSFYYNWLEGED from the coding sequence ATGACTAAATCAGTGCAGTATCAAAACGTGTTAATTGAACAGCTACCAATTCCGATAAAATTACTTACAACTTATAAATCACTTGGTTTGAATGAAATGGAAACGATGTTAATTATACAATTACACCGGTTTTTATACGAGAAAAACGAATTTCCTACGCCATATGAATTAGCTGCTACATTAACCTTAACTGAACAGGATTGTGCTAAAACCTTAAGAAAGCTAATTCAAAAAAATTACTTATCAATTCAACAAAAACAAAACGATGAAGACCGGGTATCTGAGGTATATTCTCTTGATCCACTTTGGAACCTAATTTTTAGCGAAACAAAACCAAAGCCAGAGTCTGATTTAGAAGATGGTACCTTGTTTATTTTATTTGAACAAGAATTCGGACGACCTATTTCACCATTTGAAATCGAAACAATTAATGTTTGGTTGGACGAAGATAAATTAGAGCCCTCCTTGATAAAGGCAGCATTACGCGAGTCTGTATTAATGGGGAAATTAAATTTTAAATATATAGACCGAATTTTACGGGAATGGAAAAAGAAAGGTATCCTAACGGTTGAGCAAGCCAGGGAGTCGAGTAAAAAGTTCCACAAAAAACAAACAACACCTAGTCAAAACACAGAAAAGAGAGACACATCATTTTATTATAATTGGCTAGAGGGGGAGGACTAG
- the nth gene encoding endonuclease III — translation MLTKAQVRYSLDEITKMFPDAECELVHKNPFELVIAVSLSAQCTDVLVNKVTKNLFEKYKTPEDYLAVPLEELQEDIRSIGLYRNKAKNIQKLCRSLLEEYNGEVPNTQSELVKLAGVGRKTANVVASVAFGEPAIAVDTHVERVSKRLGICRWKDSVTQVEEALMKKVPREEWTATHHRLIFFGRYHCKAKNPNCPECPLLDICREGKKRMKNRK, via the coding sequence TTGTTAACAAAAGCGCAAGTAAGGTACTCCTTAGATGAAATTACAAAAATGTTCCCGGATGCGGAATGTGAACTTGTCCATAAAAACCCGTTTGAGTTGGTAATTGCAGTTTCACTTTCTGCCCAGTGCACAGATGTCCTGGTAAATAAAGTAACTAAAAACCTATTTGAAAAGTATAAAACACCTGAAGATTACTTGGCAGTCCCATTAGAAGAACTACAAGAGGATATTCGATCAATAGGTTTGTATCGAAACAAGGCTAAAAATATTCAGAAACTATGTAGATCTTTACTAGAAGAATATAATGGAGAAGTTCCAAACACACAGTCCGAATTAGTAAAGTTAGCCGGTGTAGGGCGGAAGACTGCGAATGTAGTAGCCTCAGTTGCTTTTGGAGAACCAGCAATTGCAGTTGACACGCACGTTGAACGTGTTTCAAAACGGTTAGGAATTTGTCGTTGGAAGGATTCTGTAACACAAGTTGAGGAAGCACTAATGAAAAAGGTTCCGAGGGAAGAATGGACCGCTACACATCATCGGTTAATTTTCTTTGGTAGGTATCATTGCAAGGCTAAAAATCCAAATTGTCCAGAATGTCCTTTGTTGGATATTTGTCGAGAGGGAAAGAAACGAATGAAAAATCGGAAATAA